The following coding sequences are from one Plasmodium gaboni strain SY75 chromosome 10, whole genome shotgun sequence window:
- a CDS encoding putative OTU-like cysteine protease (transcript variant 2; alternatively spliced): MSKKKRANQQKRKKKTEKKKNVKLKNEKNYNNIESERGGITYSLINDYHDTNFKKNFYIKSIRTDGNCLFRAVSDQLYNHEENYKEIRKKVVEHLLKNEELYKNFIEYDESYKSYIERISLDGTWGGQLELQAVGEIYKVNILIYQENGCILEIKNHSDDNKCIQLHYASSEHYNSVRFKNRALDNELKSILDLREILNNKEDNDSTKTFYETTENELTDENESGQSNNIKYIHKKCDENHREYYYNKLLKEEDNSYDFIQRKKNGYNTFSFSDYEDDNNLTSYNLLHKLHNNMKMNRKYGRSRSMPNINDKFLYFISKNNRNEKVESDSTIDNMNEKKSLEKKKTKKNVKRKINFVRYNSSGGMYYYRKYNNKNKNDDTLKSDNNNIDNNDNNDNNNNNNGNSRSNNMLCLDDIFCMYLLNDYVDREKTPIVRFYFDKSFYKYLCLSSVVHIDHINKSDNNKYYNNIYDTNIFNNNNSYYCNENYNLCHLNYHPNHPFNNNNNVIEERFFSNIGYLSHYEVKNNFIKYKKKDDEDFMHLYSEKILYNTQNSSHDILYNSSNVDDNFISPNSIKKKKKKNYLYDEVYSMNHTNINNSYNKTRNPFYSLYMKGDSSNDLNNKITTFKNNDNMNGNQINVNNMSVNNIILDSQSSCKKNIKCVNNLFINKERSNNYYSQSDRIFNIIIDEYVISMDSDLLCCYISNRYNNKLIKSKSSPEGKSEYNIDDNIYSTYNTHIIDNNNNRNNEIGYNNNINTSNINININIDNNNNNNNINNVNHINNINNIIHIDDRHNDNESRYTTSTNITKDHQSFLHLNSKDLSMKRKYQNKKLINMFSKDFYSKGLFQYLNADFILNDDNIKYIIPFFSNHNKINIFKKNIDSNDMYLYNYVMFYFYLNKDKILNKWKCSQNLYEEFLIKEKHKYYKFIKGRKYSSIRSRDEQGVKIISI; this comes from the exons atgagtaaaaaaaaacgaGCGAATCAACAAAAGAGGAAGAAGAAaacagaaaaaaagaaaaatgtaaagttaaaaaatgaaaaa AATTACAACAATATAGAATCCGAAAGAGGAGGAATTACTTATTCATTG ATAAATGATTATCATGACACAaactttaaaaaaaatttttatataaaaagtataaGGACAGATGGAAACTGTTTATTTAGGGCTGTGTCTGACCAATTATATAACCATGAAGAGAATTACAAAGagataagaaaaaaagtG GTAGAACATTTATTGAAAAATGAAGAACTGTATAAGAATTTTATTGAGTATGATGAAAGTTATAAATCGTATATAGAAAG aATAAGTTTAGATGGTACTTGGGGAGGACAATTAGAACTTCAAGCAGTGGGAGAAATTTACAAA GtcaatattttaatatatcaagAAAATGGTTGTATACTTGAAATTAAGAATCACAGCgatgataataaatgtatacAATTACATTATGCTTCAAGT GAACATTATAATAGTGTGAGATTTAAAAATAGGGCCCTAGACAACGAATTAAAATCGATACTAGACCTAAGAgaaata ctaaataataaagaagatAATGATTCCACAAAGACCTTTTATGAAACCACAGAAAATGAATTGActgatgaaaatgaaagTGGGCAATCtaataacataaaatatatacataaaaaatgtgATGAGAATCATAgagaatattattataataagtTATTAAAGGAAGAAGATAATTCTTATGATTTTATtcaaagaaaaaaaaatggatataatactttttcttttagtgattatgaagatgataataatttaacATCTTACAACTTATTACACAAGcttcataataatatgaaaatgaaTAGAAAATATGGTAGAAGCAGAAGTATGccaaatataaatgataagtttttatattttatttctaaGAATAATAGAAATGAGAAAGTAGAAAGTGATAGTACGATTGATAACATgaatgaaaagaaaagtctagaaaaaaaaaaaacaaaaaaaaatgtaaaaaggaaaataaattttgttCGATATAATTCATCAGGTGGAATGTATTActatagaaaatataataataaaaataaaaatgacGATACGTTAAAaagtgataataataatattgataataatgataataatgataataataataataataatggtAATTCTCgtagtaataatatgttGTGTCTGGatgatattttttgtatgtATCTTTTAAACGATTATGTAGATAGAGAAAAAACACCCATAGTAagattttattttgataagtcattttataaatatttgtGTTTGTCAAGTGTTGTGCATATAGATCATATAAACAAaagtgataataataaatattataataatatatatgatactaatatttttaataataataattcttattattGTAATGAGAATTACAATTTATGTCATTTAAATTACCATCCAAACCATCCATtcaacaacaataataatgtCATAGAAGAACGTTTTTTTAGTAATATAGGTTATTTATCACATTATGAAgtgaaaaataattttattaaatataaaaaaaaggatgATGAAGATTTTATGCATTTATATAGtgaaaaaattttatataacacTCAAAATTCTTCTCAcgatatattatataatagtTCAAATGTTGatgataattttattaGTCCTAATAgcataaaaaaaaaaaaaaaaaaaaattatttatatgatgaAGTATATTCTATGAATCACACAAATATCAATAATAGTTATAATAAAACTAGGAACCcattttattctttatatatgaaaGGAGATTCTTCGAACGATCTgaacaataaaataactacattcaaaaataatgataatatgaatgGGAATCAAATtaatgttaataatatgagtgttaataatatcattttgGATAGCCAGTCCTCATGcaaaaaaaacataaaatgtgtaaacaatttatttattaataaagagagatctaataattattattctcAGAGTGATCgaatttttaatattatcatagATGAATATGTTATAAGTATGGATAGTGATTTGTTATGTTGTTATATAAGTAATAGATATAACAATAAATTGATAAAATCAAAAAGTAGCCCAGAGGGGAAGAGTGAATATAACattgatgataatatatattcgACATACAATACACAtattattgataataataataataggAACAATGAAATAGGATATAACAACAATATTAATACTTccaatataaatataaatataaatatagataataataataataataataatatcaataatgttaatcatattaataatattaataatattatccATATTGATGATCGCCATAATGATAATGAGAGTAGATATACAACAAGCACTAACATAACAAAAGATCATCAATCatttttacatttaaaTTCAAAAGATTTATCTATGAAAAGAAAgtatcaaaataaaaaactcataaatatgttttctaaagatttttattcaaaaggcttatttcaatatttaaatgctgattttattttgaatgatgataatataaaatatattataccatttttttcaaaccataacaaaattaatatatttaaaaaaaatatcgATAGCAATGATATGTatctatataattatgttatgttctatttttatttaaataaagacaaaatattaaataaatgGAAGTGTTCacaaaatttatatgaagaatttctaataaaagaaaaacataaatattataaatttataaagGGAAGAAAATATTCATCTATTAGAAGTAGGGATGAGCAAGGAGTTAAAATTATATCTATctga
- a CDS encoding putative OTU-like cysteine protease (transcript variant 1; alternatively spliced), translating to MSKKKRANQQKRKKKTEKKKNNYNNIESERGGITYSLINDYHDTNFKKNFYIKSIRTDGNCLFRAVSDQLYNHEENYKEIRKKVVEHLLKNEELYKNFIEYDESYKSYIERISLDGTWGGQLELQAVGEIYKVNILIYQENGCILEIKNHSDDNKCIQLHYASSEHYNSVRFKNRALDNELKSILDLREILNNKEDNDSTKTFYETTENELTDENESGQSNNIKYIHKKCDENHREYYYNKLLKEEDNSYDFIQRKKNGYNTFSFSDYEDDNNLTSYNLLHKLHNNMKMNRKYGRSRSMPNINDKFLYFISKNNRNEKVESDSTIDNMNEKKSLEKKKTKKNVKRKINFVRYNSSGGMYYYRKYNNKNKNDDTLKSDNNNIDNNDNNDNNNNNNGNSRSNNMLCLDDIFCMYLLNDYVDREKTPIVRFYFDKSFYKYLCLSSVVHIDHINKSDNNKYYNNIYDTNIFNNNNSYYCNENYNLCHLNYHPNHPFNNNNNVIEERFFSNIGYLSHYEVKNNFIKYKKKDDEDFMHLYSEKILYNTQNSSHDILYNSSNVDDNFISPNSIKKKKKKNYLYDEVYSMNHTNINNSYNKTRNPFYSLYMKGDSSNDLNNKITTFKNNDNMNGNQINVNNMSVNNIILDSQSSCKKNIKCVNNLFINKERSNNYYSQSDRIFNIIIDEYVISMDSDLLCCYISNRYNNKLIKSKSSPEGKSEYNIDDNIYSTYNTHIIDNNNNRNNEIGYNNNINTSNINININIDNNNNNNNINNVNHINNINNIIHIDDRHNDNESRYTTSTNITKDHQSFLHLNSKDLSMKRKYQNKKLINMFSKDFYSKGLFQYLNADFILNDDNIKYIIPFFSNHNKINIFKKNIDSNDMYLYNYVMFYFYLNKDKILNKWKCSQNLYEEFLIKEKHKYYKFIKGRKYSSIRSRDEQGVKIISI from the exons atgagtaaaaaaaaacgaGCGAATCAACAAAAGAGGAAGAAGAAaacagaaaaaaagaaaaat AATTACAACAATATAGAATCCGAAAGAGGAGGAATTACTTATTCATTG ATAAATGATTATCATGACACAaactttaaaaaaaatttttatataaaaagtataaGGACAGATGGAAACTGTTTATTTAGGGCTGTGTCTGACCAATTATATAACCATGAAGAGAATTACAAAGagataagaaaaaaagtG GTAGAACATTTATTGAAAAATGAAGAACTGTATAAGAATTTTATTGAGTATGATGAAAGTTATAAATCGTATATAGAAAG aATAAGTTTAGATGGTACTTGGGGAGGACAATTAGAACTTCAAGCAGTGGGAGAAATTTACAAA GtcaatattttaatatatcaagAAAATGGTTGTATACTTGAAATTAAGAATCACAGCgatgataataaatgtatacAATTACATTATGCTTCAAGT GAACATTATAATAGTGTGAGATTTAAAAATAGGGCCCTAGACAACGAATTAAAATCGATACTAGACCTAAGAgaaata ctaaataataaagaagatAATGATTCCACAAAGACCTTTTATGAAACCACAGAAAATGAATTGActgatgaaaatgaaagTGGGCAATCtaataacataaaatatatacataaaaaatgtgATGAGAATCATAgagaatattattataataagtTATTAAAGGAAGAAGATAATTCTTATGATTTTATtcaaagaaaaaaaaatggatataatactttttcttttagtgattatgaagatgataataatttaacATCTTACAACTTATTACACAAGcttcataataatatgaaaatgaaTAGAAAATATGGTAGAAGCAGAAGTATGccaaatataaatgataagtttttatattttatttctaaGAATAATAGAAATGAGAAAGTAGAAAGTGATAGTACGATTGATAACATgaatgaaaagaaaagtctagaaaaaaaaaaaacaaaaaaaaatgtaaaaaggaaaataaattttgttCGATATAATTCATCAGGTGGAATGTATTActatagaaaatataataataaaaataaaaatgacGATACGTTAAAaagtgataataataatattgataataatgataataatgataataataataataataatggtAATTCTCgtagtaataatatgttGTGTCTGGatgatattttttgtatgtATCTTTTAAACGATTATGTAGATAGAGAAAAAACACCCATAGTAagattttattttgataagtcattttataaatatttgtGTTTGTCAAGTGTTGTGCATATAGATCATATAAACAAaagtgataataataaatattataataatatatatgatactaatatttttaataataataattcttattattGTAATGAGAATTACAATTTATGTCATTTAAATTACCATCCAAACCATCCATtcaacaacaataataatgtCATAGAAGAACGTTTTTTTAGTAATATAGGTTATTTATCACATTATGAAgtgaaaaataattttattaaatataaaaaaaaggatgATGAAGATTTTATGCATTTATATAGtgaaaaaattttatataacacTCAAAATTCTTCTCAcgatatattatataatagtTCAAATGTTGatgataattttattaGTCCTAATAgcataaaaaaaaaaaaaaaaaaaaattatttatatgatgaAGTATATTCTATGAATCACACAAATATCAATAATAGTTATAATAAAACTAGGAACCcattttattctttatatatgaaaGGAGATTCTTCGAACGATCTgaacaataaaataactacattcaaaaataatgataatatgaatgGGAATCAAATtaatgttaataatatgagtgttaataatatcattttgGATAGCCAGTCCTCATGcaaaaaaaacataaaatgtgtaaacaatttatttattaataaagagagatctaataattattattctcAGAGTGATCgaatttttaatattatcatagATGAATATGTTATAAGTATGGATAGTGATTTGTTATGTTGTTATATAAGTAATAGATATAACAATAAATTGATAAAATCAAAAAGTAGCCCAGAGGGGAAGAGTGAATATAACattgatgataatatatattcgACATACAATACACAtattattgataataataataataggAACAATGAAATAGGATATAACAACAATATTAATACTTccaatataaatataaatataaatatagataataataataataataataatatcaataatgttaatcatattaataatattaataatattatccATATTGATGATCGCCATAATGATAATGAGAGTAGATATACAACAAGCACTAACATAACAAAAGATCATCAATCatttttacatttaaaTTCAAAAGATTTATCTATGAAAAGAAAgtatcaaaataaaaaactcataaatatgttttctaaagatttttattcaaaaggcttatttcaatatttaaatgctgattttattttgaatgatgataatataaaatatattataccatttttttcaaaccataacaaaattaatatatttaaaaaaaatatcgATAGCAATGATATGTatctatataattatgttatgttctatttttatttaaataaagacaaaatattaaataaatgGAAGTGTTCacaaaatttatatgaagaatttctaataaaagaaaaacataaatattataaatttataaagGGAAGAAAATATTCATCTATTAGAAGTAGGGATGAGCAAGGAGTTAAAATTATATCTATctga
- a CDS encoding hypothetical protein (conserved Plasmodium protein, unknown function), with translation MLNEEKLGEENDLLKLNNDTNEDVIKDEDNKSKEKKKKKVQFSDNNETIYYEKDENENSYFNFTLNNFNYFECFYNDIYGYNFNDKIMRSNNYNDDVEEDDEEDEDGDDDDDEDGDDDDDDDGDDNEDDHDDNYNDDNDNNDEKDENAQNNINDEENKSDEINPKNKNKKNNICNNNKNTILNGINNINNDTSNLNLNLKKKKKKKKKKNMNSSIYNNNEQVTKNILSLKKSGNNTNVDDLKNGKKNCLLSNIFLSNDENNNIKKKKKKNLINIKNIKNIKNTTNMINTTNMINTTNMINITNNNFKREKFHQSFNEDSSFEINNIQSATLNAQERTIHYNKDYFGYDIEPFNMKNELTQGYIDKDGNYIYNESDNDEVEEAWLKSVDEQDPLSTFSNNNLQAQKFQETQSKFHMTYDKLNNNLLSINIFDALYSLSCLLIDEKETPIKAMIRYKKDLKVCKNYLNEYEIKINKINSLAINTNADQKDQSTKEIDKNSQTLQTDYEEKTNSLQVCIRSTLASHLEEESTKEGSPKMAEPIGDMKNDDIKNDDMKNDDIKNDDIKNNGDMKNDDIKNDDIKNSDIKNNDIKNNDIKHNVDDVVEQNNNNLIEQNNNDLIEQNNNDLIEQNNNDLIEQNNNDLIEQSNNDLIEQNNNDCDVKDPESNLMNPTLDTEHVIINNQEDESKCNNKKTENQKNENLDDDDNDVKKNIVNNESLQELENLKQMYQKIILDYKTIERRFNNLIDLTQKLTNEYKNVYFFTKRELETLCKKLEEYKENVDIHWQLKWMNGVDNNVYGPYNYYDIYNFITTGIVTVLNPILLRRINNKNEVLENIWQMYDAVNYLIFVTNDNIKKKRKHDGLTNENIDDNDENDNNDDDDDEHNDDNNDDYDLINKKKKKKGLIQISKKKKKKKKDHYDKSNIYNHDNNSHANSSNNEEHSDNEDDYDNGYEF, from the coding sequence atgctGAATGAAGAAAAGCTAGGGGAGGAAAATGATTTGCTTAAATTGAATAATGATACTAACGAAGATGTTATAAAAgatgaagataataaaagtaaagaaaaaaaaaaaaagaaagtTCAATTTTctgataataatgaaacaatatattatgagaaggatgaaaatgaaaatagttattttaattttactctaaataattttaattattttgaatgtttttataatgatatttatggttataattttaatgaCAAAATTATGAGAagtaataattataatgatgatgTTGAAGAAGATGATGAGGAAGATGAAGATGGTGATGAcgatgatgatgaagatgGTGATGACGATGATGATGACGATGGTGATGACAATGAAGACGACCATGACGATAACTATAATGACGATAACGATAATAACGATGAGAAGGATGAAAATGCccaaaataatattaatgatgaagaaaataaatcaGATGAAATAAACcctaaaaataaaaataaaaaaaataatatttgtaataataataaaaataccATACTGAATGGAAttaacaatataaataatgatacaagtaatttaaatttaaatttaaagaaaaaaaaaaaaaaaaaaaaaaaaaaaaatatgaacagttctatatataataataacgAACAAGTTACAAAAAATATCttatcattaaaaaaaagtggTAATAACACCAATGTTgatgatttaaaaaatgggaaaaaaaattgtttattatctaatattttcttatcaaatgatgaaaacaataatataaaaaaaaaaaaaaaaaaaaatttaataaacataaaaaatataaaaaatataaaaaatacaacaaatatgataaatacaacaaatatgataaatacaacaaatatgataaatataaccaataataattttaaaagGGAAAAATTCCATCAATCATTCAATGAAGATTCTTCTTTcgaaattaataatatacaatCAGCTACATTAAATGCTCAAGAAAGAACtatacattataataaagattATTTTGGTTATGACATTGAACCttttaatatgaaaaatgaattaaCACAAGGATATATTGATAAAGATGgtaattatatttataatgaaTCTGATAATGATGAAGTTGAAGAAGCTTGGCTAAAATCTGTAGATGAACAAGATCCACTTTCTACATTTTCTAATAATAACTTACAAGCTCAAAAATTTCAAGAAACACAATCGAAATTTCATATGACATATGATAAActaaataataatttattatcaattaatatttttgacgctttatattctttatcatgtttattaatagatgaaaaagaaacaCCTATTAAAGCTATGAttagatataaaaaagatcTAAAAGTTTGTAAAAATTATCTTAACGAAtatgaaattaaaataaataaaattaattcCCTTGCTATAAATACAAACGCTGATCAAAAGGATCAGTCGACAAAAGAAATTGACAAAAATTCGCAGACACTCCAAACAGATTATGAGGAAAAGACAAATTCATTACAGGTCTGTATTAGGAGTACGTTAGCTAGCCATCTTGAAGAAGAAAGCACCAAAGAGGGAAGCCCAAAAATGGCAGAACCAATTGGTGATATgaaaaatgatgatataaaaaatgatgatatgaaaaatgatgatataaaaaatgatgatataaaaaataatggtgatatgaaaaatgatgatataaaaaatgatgatataaaaaatagtgatataaaaaataatgatataaaaaataatgatataaaacataatgTTGATGATGTAGtagaacaaaataataataatttgatagaacaaaataataatgatttgattgaacaaaataataatgatttgatagaacaaaataataatgatttgattgaacaaaataataatgatttGATAGAACAAAGTAATAATGATTTGATAGAACAAAATAACAATGATTGTGATGTAAAAGACCCAGAAAGTAACTTGATGAATCCAACCTTAGACACCGAAcatgtaataataaacaatCAAGAAGACGAATcaaaatgtaataataaaaaaacagaAAACCAGAAGAATGAAAATCTggatgatgatgataatgatgtaaagaaaaatattgtaAACAATGAGAGCTTACAAGAATTAGAGAATTTAAAACAAATGTATCAAAAGATTATTCTTGATTATAAAACTATAGAAAGACGATTTAATAACTTAATAGATTTAACTCAGAAATTGACcaatgaatataaaaatgtttatttttttacaaaacGAGAATTAGAAACATTATGTAAGAAACTTGAAgaatataaagaaaatgtaGACATACACTGGCAACTAAAGTGGATGAATGGTGttgataataatgtatatggtccttataattattatgatatatataattttataacaACAGGGATAGTAACCGTTTTAAACCCTATACTTCTAAGaagaataaataataagaatgaAGTATTAGAAAATATCTGGCAAATGTATGATGCtgtaaattatttaatatttgttactaatgataatattaaaaagaagaGAAAGCATGATGGTCTAACCaatgaaaatatagatGACAATGATGagaatgataataatgacgatg
- a CDS encoding putative DEAD/DEAH box helicase, which produces NSSNVVRKNNLKIKEYLIEDNNIKDLNCICSKNVAPPITVILQEENYISNTYDMMQNNKNIDNNNDNNNNNMCKSEIYIYNINNKEPKEDKEENINNNIIIYSNKKDNEKNSCLNDVINKYLNDLDNQEKIEPKEEQDSCVNNINIINNKNNIHITNNTNNSNNINNINITSHINNNYYHFNDNSYNYHENENINMNPYLNLQGYIYNTTIEEKQNDLCEQYIPYPTNNIEENMNNYINDIYNEHSYGLYQSCMNDNMKNENDDNNNNTCVVTSCEKIYEYKNLPQQQQSYDENNYYSHNKKRTNYSNNNKTNRCDKYTNENKYQRGLYNKYLYTKDKNNLYNSSKMKDHKYNEKKDRRTENNNNNNNNKNNSNSFYGDKHITYNKNKKDNKFFDDDKKHKRYSEESECSIFNDDNYRVQCKLYGDEKINIPKALINMEQLSNQCDEELYKNICLKGYYNMTTIQKYSIPIILKKINLIACSQTGSGKTFSFLCPIISNLKKENEIFRPYFHGAYACISPLCLILCPTRELVIQIQNEVNSLTKNMSIVCMSFYGGETMKEQIAKINEKQGDIIICTPGRLLDLLNSCKVSLSFIKYLIFDEADEMISLGLKKQMDEIIFQKDLSPKDTRQTIFFTATFSDKLKEHIENYMSTPYIYLNIKQKREMKNRIREIVKYVPAKSKFIELLKDIKILKGQAIIFVELRQSINNVFNFLKTKGYNVDYLHGKMSQIRRQSVFESFKNKSVQILIATSIAARGLDFPDLELVINYDLPSEFEQYMHRIGRTGRIGKSGMAINYFNSSNKKIIDKLIDHLRKYDQPVPNWLIHFKK; this is translated from the exons AATTCATCGAATGTTgttagaaaaaataatttgaaaattaaggaatatttaatagaagataataatattaaagatTTAAATTGTATATGTTCTAAAAATGTGGCCCCTCCTATAACAGTTATATTACAGgaagaaaattatatttccAACACATATGATATGATgcaaaataataaaaatattgataataataatgataataataataataatatgtgtaaaagtgaaatttatatttacaatataaataataaggAACCTAAGGAAGAcaaagaagaaaatataaataataatattattatatatagcaataaaaaagataatgaaaaaaatagCTGTTTAAATGatgttataaataaatatttaaatgatttAGATAATCAAGAAAAGATAGAACCTAAAGAGGAACAGGACAGCTGTgtaaacaatataaatattataaataataaaaataatatacatattacaaataatacaaataattcaaacaatataaataatataaatatcacaagtcatattaataataattattatcattttaatgataattcatataattatcatgagaatgaaaatataaatatgaatcCTTATTTAAATCTGCAAggatatatttataatacaaccatagaagaaaaacaaaatgattTATGTGAACAGTATATTCCATATCctacaaataatattgaagaaaatatgaataattatatcaATGACATATACAATGAACACTCTTATGGTCTATATCAATCATGTatgaatgataatatgaaaaatgaaaatgatgataataataataatacttGTGTAGTGACATCCTgtgaaaaaatatatgaatataaaaaccTACCACAGCAACAACAATcatatgatgaaaataattattattcacacaataaaaaaagaactaactattcaaataataataaaacgAATAGGTGtgataaatatacaaatgaaaataaatatcaaagaggtttatataataaatatttatatacaaaagataaaaataatttatataacagTAGTAAAATGAAAgatcataaatataatgagAAAAAAGACAGAAGAActgaaaataataataataataataataataaaaataatagtaatagtTTTTATGGTGACAAAcatattacatataataagaacaaaaaggataataaattttttgatgatgataaaaaacataaaagATATTCTGAAGAATCTGAATGTAGTATATTCaatgatgataattatCGTGTGCAATGTAAATTATATGgtgatgaaaaaataaatattccTAAGGcattaataaatatggaGCAATTAAG TAACCAATGTGAtgaagaattatataagaatatatgCTTGAAAGGTTACTATAATATGACTACTATTCAAAAATATTCCATCCcaataattttaaaaaaaataaatcttATAGCATGTTCACAAACAGGAAGTGGAAAaacattttcttttttatgTCCTATTATATCTAATcttaaaaaagaaaacgAGATATTCCGTCCTTACTTCCATGGAGCATATGCATGTATATCTCCTTTGTGTTTAATATTATGTCCAACCCGAGAATTAGTAATACAGATACAAAACGAG GTTAATAGCTTAACGAAAAATATGAGTATAGTTTGCATGTCCTTTTATGGAGGGGAGACAATGAAGGAACAA ATTGCCAAGATAAATGAAAAACAGGGAGATATTATCATTTGCACACCAGGAAGGTTATTGGATTTATTAAATAGTTGTAAAGTAAGTCtttcatttataaaatatttaatttttgatGAAGCTGATGAAATGATATCTCTAGGcttaaaaaaacaaatggacgaaataatttttcaaaaGGATTTAAGTCCAAAGGATACGAGACAAACAATATTCTTTACTGCAACATTCTCTGATAAGTTAAAGGAGCATatagaaaattatatgagcaccccttatatatatttgaatataaaGCAAAAGAGGGAGATGAAGAATAGGATAAGAGAg aTTGTGAAATACGTACCTGCAAAGTCCAAATTTATTGAACTTTTAAAGgatattaaaatattaaaaggACAAGCCATAATATTTGTAGAATTAAGACAATCAATAAATAatgtttttaattttttaaaaacaaaagGTTATAATGTGGATTATTTGCATGGTAAAATGAGTCAg aTTAGGAGACAATCAGTATTTGAGagttttaaaaataaatctGTTCAAATACTCATAGCTACATCAATAGCAGCAAGAGGATTAGATTTTCCAGATTTAGAATTAGTAATAAATTATGATCTTCCTTCAGAATTTGAACAGTATATGCATAGAATTGGAAGGACTGGAAGGATTGGTAAGAGTGGGATGGctataaattattttaatagttcaaataaaaaaattattgaTAAACTTATTGATCATTTGAGGAAATATGATCAACCGGTTCCTAACTGGTTGATCCACTTCAAgaaatga